A window of Odocoileus virginianus isolate 20LAN1187 ecotype Illinois chromosome 22, Ovbor_1.2, whole genome shotgun sequence contains these coding sequences:
- the CABYR gene encoding calcium-binding tyrosine phosphorylation-regulated protein isoform X1 — protein MISSKPRLVVPYGLKTLLEGVSRAILKTNPPNITQFAAVYFRELILFREGHSCLDIKDLVKQFHQIKVEKWSEGTAQEKKAECVKEPERASTISLEPKRMEKSTDTEEDNIAAPLFSNKTTQFPSVQAELVSEPEDASEALQGPCKPTTPKNATPPSSPMPAAVTSEFAYVPADPAQFAAQMLGNVPSVHSDQSEILMVDVATSMPGISEEMLRSKATEENVVATPSVCSGKMVAEQVVSEKSVHVRVGSKAESPTASSFPLQGEQEPPACDHASEVPLQADIEVTSTMHIASIYNDEPVIEGVTYVEQLPEQIVIPFSDHVARLKGKEQSPPHSPILVVGKTASGGSEKSVGSAKFVQSESTKYDSVHVEADGSTKAVSSEKSMHLEVEIFALAPGSAGQESGGNPASQETEVKPTRSGSVRSSSGPQPPVPEGLYEPEMEPEWEATPSNEV, from the exons ATGATTTCTTCAAAGCCCAGACTTGTCGTACCTTATGGCCTCAAGACTCTGCTTGAGGGAGTTAGCAGAGCCATACTCAAAACCAATCCACCAAACATCACCCAGTTCGCAGCAGTTTATTTCAGAGAACTTATTCTCTTTCGAGAAG GACATTCTTGTCTGGATATAAAAGATCTGGTTAAACAATTTCATCAGATTAAAG TGGAGAAATGGTCGGAAggaacagcacaagagaagaaagcagaatgTGTGAAAGAGCCAGAAAGAGCATCTACCATCTCCCTAGAACCTAAACGGATGGAAAAATCGACGGACACAGAGGAGGATAACATAGCAGCACCGCTCTTCAGCAACAAAACCACTCAGTTCCCATCAGTTCAGGCCGAGCTGGTCTCAGAGCCTGAGGACGCAAGTGAAGCACTCCAGGGTCCATGCAAGCCGACCACCCCCAAGAACGCCACCCCACCGTCGTCACCAATGCCAGCAGCTGTCACTTCCGAGTTTGCCTATGTCCCTGCAGACCCCGCCCAGTTTGCTGCTCAGATGTTAGGTAATGTTCCATCTGTTCATTCTGATCAATCTGAAATTTTAATGGTGGATGTGGCAACAAGTATGCCTGGTATTTCCGAGGAGATGCTGCGCTCGAAGGCTACTGAAGAGAACGTGGTGGCCACTCCTAGTGTGTGTTCTGGCAAGATGGTAGCAGAGCAGGTTGTGAGCGAAAAATCTGTCCATGTGCGTGTGGGCAGTAAGGCTGAGTCACCAACGGCTTCCTCATTCCCCTTGCAGGGTGAACAAGAACCTCCTGCTTGTGACCATGCTTCTGAGGTCCCTTTGCAGGCTGACATTGAGGTGACATCCACCATGCACATAGCCTCTATCTATAATGATGAGCCTGTAATCGAAGGAGTTACTTATGTTGAGCAGTTACCAGAACAAATAGTTATTCCCTTCTCTGATCACGTTGCTCGTCTTAAAGGCAAGGAGCAGTCACCACCACACAGTCCCATACTTGTAGTAGGCAAGACAGCCTCAGGTGGGTCTGAAAAATCTGTGGGTTCCGCAAAATTTGTGCAGTCGGAGAGTACAAAGTATGACTCAGTCCATGTGGAGGCAGACGGCTCTACCAAAGCAGTGAGCTCTGAGAAATCCATGCACCTTGAAGTGGAGATCTTTGCGCTGGCCCCTGGCAGTGCTGGGCAGGAGTCCGGGGGAAACCCTGCGTCCCAGGAGACGGAGGTCAAACCCACGCGCTCAGGGTCCGTAAGATCATCTAGTGGCCCCCAACCTCCTGTTCCAGAAGGTCTTTATGAACCAGAAATGGAACCAGAATGGGAAGCAACACCTTCCAACGAGGTTTGA